A genomic segment from Salmo trutta chromosome 38, fSalTru1.1, whole genome shotgun sequence encodes:
- the LOC115177935 gene encoding tensin-4: MPIAGAMSHIIPNHILRVGQSTCLDSAHKVALGCSPSTMMDPNGSCSEQDDLDVSLDNLNQLILELDPTFEPIHFNKRSQSSSLHTDDFSPDEDVSNCVLVPRDCSPRNISTSSFSSVSPSCSIPIPLSSASGSRCSPQSSLVFSDASSRPPLPCGSIVRRRLPSMQGGEVGMCSSPVTLRMSHSHRNSAVSMISTSPGSETSYMMGSYQSLLSDSEGDSPESLLLYRTSSSYSDVSRSSTRPFTNRPSPTGPSPLGHFQGIHSSPASLAGSLTDIPVVLVNGAPERELSPQSPPEAMVPDIQIKQRPSSRPSLPSPSHSLQGHFQGNQHSMKFVMDTSQFWFRPHINRVQAEAIVIDKEPGTFVVRDSTSFRGSFGLAMKVDQVPVNISPTGQPAEGSSDLVRHFLIESSAKGVRIKGSSHEPYFGSLSALVFQHTVTAYALPCKLLLQSHDLNKGQEGTNDRSAPEDKTKTACNFLYLSAIPTEMLTGPCAVQKAVSSTFKMDLSTITPTIVNLKVSPKGVTLTDIQRKLFFRRHYPAHLLSYSGEDPDKRLWHKSSKPARIFGIVAKGTEAGMENVCHVFAEYDPLQPCNQTIELTQGIIFKP; encoded by the exons ATGCCTATAGCTGGAGCCATGTCCCACATAATACCCAATCACATTTTGAGGGTGGGTCAGAGTACCTGCCTGGACTCTGCTCATAAGGTGGCTCTGGGGTGCAGTCCGAGCACCATGATGGACCCCAACGGGAGTTGCAGTGAACAGGACGACCTGGACGTCTCCCTAGATAACCTGAACCAGCTCATTCTGGAACTGGACCCCACGTTTGAGCCCATCCACTTCAACAAGAGGTCCCAGTCCAGCAGCCTCCACACAG atgaCTTCTCTCCAGATGAAGACGTCTCCAACTGTGTGCTGGTCCCCAGAGACTGTTCTCCAAGGAacatctccacctcctccttctcctccgtcTCCCCCTCCTGCAGCATTCCCATCCCACTGTCCTCTGCTTCTGGCTCCAGGTGCAGCCCCCAAAGCTCCCTGGTGTTCTCTGATGCCTCCTCTCGCCCCCCACTGCCGTGTGGAAGTATTGTTCGCCGGCGGCTGCCCTCAATGCAGGGAGGCGAGGTGGGCATGTGTTCATCCCCGGTCACCCTGCGCATGTCACACTCTCACAGGAACAGTGCCGTCTCGATGATCTCCACGTCGCCCGGCTCAGAAACCAGTTACATGATGGGCAG CTATCAGTCCTTGCTCAGTGACAGTGAAGGCGACAGCCCCgagtctctcctcctctaccgcACATCCAGCTCCTACAGCGACGTGTCCAGGTCCTCGACCAGGCCGTTCACCAACAGGCCCTCGCCGACCGGCCCATCACCACTCGGCCACTTCCAGGGGATCCACAGCAGCCCTGCCTCCCTGGCCGGTTCACTGACAGACATCCCTGTTGTGTTGGTCAACGGAGCTCCAGAGCGGGAGCTCAGCCCCCAGTCACCTCCAGAGGCAATGGTCCCAGACATACAGATCAAGCAGAGGCCCAGCTCCAGGCCATCCTTGCCATCTCCCTCTCACT CTTTACAAGGCCATTTCCAAGGCAACCAGCACTCCATGAAGTTTGTCATGGACACCTCTCAGTTCTGGTTCCGCCCACACATCAACAGAGTTCAGG CTGAGGCCATAGTGATAGATAAGGAGCCGGGGACCTTCGTGGTGAGAGACAGCACGTCCTTCAGAGGCTCCTTTGGGCTGGCTATGAAGGTGGACCAGGTGCCCGTCAATATATCCCCTACTGGCCAACCAG CGGAGGGCAGCTCAGATCTCGTGAGGCACTTTCTCATTGAATCGTCGGCCAAGGGCGTCCGTATCAAGGGCTCCTCACATGAACCATACTTTG GTAGTCTGTCTGCCCTAGTCTTCCAACACACCGTCACTGCATATGCCCTACCCTGCAAACTTTTGCTCCAGTCACATG ATCTGAACAAAGGACAGGAGGGAACAAATGACAGGTCAGCACCAGAAGACAAGACTAAGACAG CTTGCAATTTCCTCTACCTGAGTGCTATCCCCACTGAGATGTTGACAGGGCCGTGTGCTGTACAAAAGGCTGTGTCCTCCACCTTCAAGATGGACCTGAGCACCATCACACCCACCATAGTCAACCTGAAGGTGTCACCCAAAGGTGTTACTTTGACAGACATCCAGAGAAA ACTTTTCTTCAGACGTCATTACCCTGCACACCTGCTCAGCTACAGTGGTGAAGATCCAGACAAGAGACT GTGGCACAAGAGTTCCAAACCAGCAAG GATATTTGGTATAGTGGCAAAGGGCACTGAAGCAGGTATGGAGAATGTGTGCCACGTCTTCGCAGAATACGACCCTCTTCAGCCCTGTAATCAGACCATTGAGTTGACACAGGGCATCATTTTCAAACCATAA